The following are encoded together in the Bradymonas sediminis genome:
- a CDS encoding 5'-deoxyadenosine deaminase, whose amino-acid sequence MTDGTDVTQSTSYLLKNATIVTMNSDYDVVYGDVHIKDEKIVDIVAHTAPNRDELAARTIEQGATVVDVAGQALIPGFVQTHIHLCQTLMRNGADDMVLIDWLKTRIWPYEASLNYEELKASAELGLAELILGGTTALLDMGTVSHTDAVAEAVAESGIRGFIGKCMMDYGDEVPKALLENTQESLRESLALAERWDGAANGRIRYAFAPRFAVSCTRELLESVVEAANDLDLFIHTHASETTFENAFTQEKYGLDNIAFLEAIGMTRPKSVFAHAVHVTDHECEVLARTKTAISHCPSSNLKLASGIANMPRYDKFGVQVSLGADGAPCNNNLDAFVEMRLAALIQKPIHGPQAMPARRVLELATLDGARTLGIDDEVGSVEVGKFADLVVVDLDSDPGCGPAGDVYSRIVYSAHSSNVRHVFASGRHLVRNGELQNADLGKVLDNARVAQKDVVERMLTL is encoded by the coding sequence ATGACCGACGGAACAGACGTGACTCAATCAACCTCTTATTTGCTCAAAAACGCGACCATCGTCACGATGAACTCCGACTACGATGTCGTGTACGGCGACGTGCATATTAAAGACGAGAAGATCGTCGACATCGTGGCGCATACCGCCCCCAACCGCGACGAGTTGGCCGCGCGCACGATTGAGCAGGGCGCGACGGTGGTCGACGTCGCCGGCCAGGCGCTGATCCCCGGGTTTGTCCAGACCCATATCCACCTGTGCCAGACGCTGATGCGCAACGGCGCCGACGATATGGTGCTGATCGACTGGCTCAAGACGCGCATCTGGCCCTACGAGGCCTCGCTTAATTACGAAGAGCTCAAGGCGAGCGCCGAGCTCGGGCTGGCCGAGCTGATCCTGGGCGGCACCACCGCCCTGCTCGACATGGGCACCGTCAGCCACACCGACGCGGTGGCCGAGGCCGTCGCCGAGAGCGGCATCCGCGGGTTTATCGGCAAGTGCATGATGGATTACGGCGACGAGGTGCCCAAAGCGTTGCTCGAAAATACCCAGGAGAGCCTGCGCGAGAGCCTGGCGCTCGCCGAGCGCTGGGACGGCGCGGCCAACGGACGCATCCGCTACGCCTTTGCCCCGCGTTTCGCGGTCTCATGCACGCGTGAGCTGCTCGAGAGCGTGGTCGAGGCGGCCAACGACCTCGATCTTTTCATCCACACCCACGCCTCCGAGACGACCTTCGAGAACGCGTTCACCCAGGAGAAATACGGCCTGGATAATATCGCGTTTTTGGAAGCCATCGGCATGACCCGCCCCAAGAGCGTCTTCGCCCACGCGGTGCACGTCACCGACCATGAGTGTGAGGTCCTCGCGCGCACCAAGACCGCCATTTCGCATTGCCCGTCGAGCAATCTCAAACTCGCCAGCGGCATCGCGAATATGCCGCGCTACGACAAGTTCGGGGTGCAGGTGTCGCTCGGCGCGGACGGCGCGCCCTGCAATAATAACCTGGACGCGTTCGTCGAAATGCGCCTGGCCGCGCTGATCCAGAAGCCCATTCACGGCCCGCAGGCCATGCCCGCGCGACGTGTGCTCGAGCTCGCGACCCTCGACGGCGCGCGCACCCTGGGCATCGACGATGAAGTCGGCAGCGTCGAGGTCGGTAAATTCGCCGATCTCGTGGTCGTCGACCTCGACTCGGACCCGGGCTGCGGCCCCGCCGGCGACGTGTACTCACGCATCGTCTACTCCGCGCACAGCTCCAACGTGCGCCATGTCTTTGCCTCCGGGCGCCACCTGGTGCGCAACGGTGAGCTGCAGAACGCCGACCTGGGCAAGGTCCTTGATAACGCGCGTGTCGCCCAAAAAGACGTCGTAGAGCGCATGCTCACCCTCTAA
- a CDS encoding cold shock domain-containing protein, with protein sequence MTEIGSVKWFNNAKGYGFIRMDDIDEDIFVHYSSILEDGFKTLKADEEVEFVLEQGPKGLHAAAVERVGLAR encoded by the coding sequence ATGACAGAAATTGGCTCCGTGAAATGGTTCAACAACGCTAAAGGCTATGGCTTCATCCGGATGGACGATATCGACGAGGATATCTTCGTTCACTATAGCTCCATCCTGGAAGATGGCTTCAAAACGCTTAAGGCCGACGAAGAGGTTGAGTTCGTGCTTGAGCAAGGGCCCAAGGGACTGCACGCGGCTGCGGTCGAACGAGTCGGACTCGCGCGCTAA
- a CDS encoding Zn-ribbon domain-containing OB-fold protein produces MESRFPNFFNSRTESSLPLPQSLPPGGELTALYQHMLRQNQLVSASCQQCQHTHFPPKSRCPRCHAYTLEPVRLSGRGQLHSADISSNPEELSLGHILLEEGFWVRALLVGAFENDAQLTHSIQAKPVDVVSHVLCTQGVSILAFKPAPNTLFHV; encoded by the coding sequence ATGGAATCTCGTTTTCCCAACTTCTTCAACTCCCGGACCGAGTCCTCGCTCCCATTGCCCCAATCGTTGCCCCCTGGCGGCGAACTCACGGCGCTATATCAGCATATGCTGCGCCAGAACCAACTCGTGAGCGCGTCGTGTCAGCAATGCCAGCACACCCATTTCCCGCCGAAATCACGCTGCCCTCGTTGCCACGCCTATACACTGGAACCCGTGCGTTTGAGCGGGCGCGGCCAATTGCACTCCGCCGATATCTCTTCGAACCCGGAAGAGCTCTCGCTGGGGCATATCTTACTTGAAGAGGGATTCTGGGTACGCGCGCTGCTCGTCGGTGCTTTTGAGAACGACGCCCAACTCACCCACTCGATCCAGGCAAAGCCGGTCGACGTCGTCTCCCACGTCTTATGTACCCAGGGCGTGTCAATTCTGGCCTTTAAACCTGCCCCGAACACACTTTTCCACGTATAA
- a CDS encoding peroxiredoxin produces MSLKLGEKAPRFKAMTTHGELDFYDWAGDSWVLLFSHPADFTPVCTTEMGTVARYKDEWEKRGVKAIGISVDPVDDHHEWIKDIEETQKTDVYYPIVADEDRKVAELYGMIHPEALATATVRSVFIIDPNKKIRMTLTYPASTGRNFPELLRVIDSLQLTDSNSVATPADWKMGDRVIISPSITDKAELDEKFPQGYEVVKPYLRYTQLPEKS; encoded by the coding sequence ATGTCTCTTAAATTAGGCGAAAAAGCCCCCCGTTTTAAAGCAATGACGACCCACGGAGAGCTCGACTTTTACGATTGGGCAGGCGACTCCTGGGTTCTCCTTTTCTCGCATCCGGCCGACTTCACGCCGGTTTGCACCACCGAGATGGGCACCGTTGCTCGGTATAAAGACGAATGGGAGAAGCGCGGGGTTAAAGCGATCGGCATCTCGGTCGACCCGGTCGATGACCACCATGAGTGGATCAAAGACATCGAAGAGACCCAGAAGACCGACGTCTACTACCCCATCGTCGCCGACGAAGACCGTAAAGTCGCCGAGCTCTACGGCATGATTCATCCCGAGGCCCTCGCCACCGCGACTGTGCGCTCGGTATTCATCATCGACCCGAACAAGAAGATCCGCATGACGCTGACCTATCCGGCATCCACCGGCCGTAACTTCCCGGAATTGCTGCGCGTCATCGACTCGCTCCAGCTCACCGACAGCAATAGCGTGGCGACGCCGGCCGACTGGAAGATGGGCGACCGCGTCATCATCTCCCCCTCGATCACGGACAAAGCCGAGCTCGACGAGAAATTCCCGCAGGGCTACGAGGTCGTCAAACCCTATCTCCGCTATACGCAACTGCCGGAGAAATCCTGA